One genomic segment of Syngnathus typhle isolate RoL2023-S1 ecotype Sweden linkage group LG8, RoL_Styp_1.0, whole genome shotgun sequence includes these proteins:
- the LOC133158321 gene encoding glutathione S-transferase omega-1-like, with the protein MASVQCVCKGCAAPGPVPAGSIRLYSMRFCPFAQRTRLVLNAKNIKHDIVNINLRDKPDWFLEKNPLGQVPTLETPAGEVIYESPITCEFLDEVYPEKKLLPDTPFGKAQHKMLLEKFSKVTPLTYKIPMGRLKGEDVSGLHAELKQKFRELNKDLAKKKTKFFGGDSVNMTDYMMWPWFERLEAFELNDCLDDAPELKKWVKFMSEDPFVKVSGHSVDIYKAYYKTYLEGKPNFDYGL; encoded by the exons ATGGCAAGTGTGCAGTGTGTATGCAAAG GGTGTGCTGCGCCCGGACCGGTGCCAGCCGGGTCCATCAGACTGTACAGCATGAGATTTTGCCCATTTGCTCAGCGGACCCGACTGGTGCTGAATGCTAAAAACATCAA GCACGACATCGTCAACATCAACCTGAGAGACAAACCTGATTGGTTCCTGGAGAAAAACCCTTTGGGCCAAGTCCCTACCTTGGAGACGCCAGCGGGGGAAGTGATTTACGAGTCTCCCATCACCTGTGAGTTCCTGGACGAGGTGTATCCTGAGAAGAAGCTACTTCCCGACACGCCCTTTGGAAAAGCCCAGCATAAGATGTTGCTGGAGAAGTTTTCCAAG GTAACACCACTAACCTACAAGATTCCAATGGGCAGACTGAAAGGCGAGGACGTCTCTGGACTTCATGCTGAACTGAAGCAGAAGTTCCGCGAACTCAACAAG GACCTggcaaagaagaaaacaaagttCTTCGGCGGCGATTCAGTCAACATGACTGATTACATGATGTGGCCTTGGTTTGAGAGGTTGGAGGCCTTCGAACTGAACGA CTGCTTGGATGATGCACCTGAGCTGAAGAAGTGGGTGAAGTTCATGTCCGAGGATCCTTTTGTCAAAGTTAGCGGGCACAGCGTGGACATCTACAAGGCCTACTACAAGACCTACTTGGAGGGCAAACCCAACTTTGACTACGGCTTGTAG
- the cfap43 gene encoding cilia- and flagella-associated protein 43, translating to MDVNTESPKIDPDAAKESEQHLSEDDPIYSDKKKQLRARMESIRSTIQEMIRKNEQVPEMERLELKEFNVDDDRQRMYDAALDEEVSRVRDKIRMEILERCYKRDVIKRDCWDSLKVKDRALKAFHTEHEVTNYPLKERPQAELAALRRVENCRREELAAAQEKRAEEEADDFSEGSGVASSYSAELGLSHSYLYDQFSLHTTQQKLNQIVLLQDVIYQIKVALNTQFDKVYTQKVQEISRVKERNKQVKEVLDELELQEELWVPVLNDREVPERVFVVDDSEIKAEKYLTPEEEQEEERKRQEEQKRLAAKSDDVRERALDDMMEGVLEVKKDSLLKAEVPQPEFVLAKPNNEWSEEEKKQFKEYEKKVKELDTEKDKYRKSLENEIKSLQKATKDATDRFDEGLKRLFEMKIKSDMAICQEELKIKTLNYSVLMEEIMKNEEMELAQKLKEMSAQRIKMGKELEEFEKEVESFQESYENIVADDKAQDKDFRKEFANLHKAHVDQLYKLFKRRPRGHRKNAMDELDSHRNMPEGLNQPVWEKFCQIRRTKIDTEHKIKSTAATLAEMQASLLKKREDDETAEREIEFLTTELENLREKKQNFLTDITVQFLLKQGQVEVTNMDLIPDYSDSILIHRSKVEELNQMIRTLGEQKITTMVQTKDFRKGIIQVEWDNTIRRMQIEDLKNKEWDIQKLRLTEDHKEYLKTDTDSRVCKQAISLKEAQSLQTKAYQKDVKTRKQKIRHLRAQTTMKEQKNGVLDKQVQDMHVTVSQMRHVYEASASEENEALNAEQRYQEVLLVQRLKDTARFQMEKLAFLSTEVQHLKMRNVPSLMQIKYD from the exons ATGGATGTTAATACTGAGTCTCCTAAAATTGACCCCGACGCGGCAAAAGAGAGTGAG CAGCATCTAAGCGAAGATGATCCGATTTATTCAGACAAAAAGAAGCAACTGCGGGCCAGGATGGAGTCGATCCGCAGCACT ATCCAAGAGATGATCAGGAAAAACGAGCAGGTCCCCGAAATGGAGCGACTGGAGCTGAAGGAGTTCAACGTGGACGACGACAGGCAGAGGATGTACGATGCAGCCTTGGATGAAGAAGTGTCTCGG GTGAGGGATAAAATTCGGATGGAGATTTTAGAAAGATGCTACAAGCGTGATGTCATCAAGAGAGACTGCTGGGATTCTCTGAAAGTTAAAGACAGAGCTCTAAAG GCTTTTCATACGGAGCACGAGGTGACAAACTACCCGCTCAAAGAGCGACCGCAGGCCGAGTTGGCTGCCCTGCGAAGAGTTGAAAATTGCAGGAGGGAGGAACTGGCG GCAGCCCAAGAAAAACGTGCGGAGGAAGAAGCCGACGATTTCTCGGAGGGCAGTGGAGTAGCGAGCAGCTACTCGGCCGAGCTGGGACTGTCACATTCTTACCTCTACGACCAGTTCAGCTTGCACACCACCCAGCAGAAGCTAAACCAGATCGTTCTGCTTCAG GATGTGATCTACCAAATCAAGGTAGCTCTCAACACCCAGTTTGACAAGGTGTATACGCAAAAAGTGCAGGAGATCAGCCGCGTCAAAGAGAGGAACAAGCAAGTGAAGGAGGTCTTGGATGAACTGGAGCTCCAAGAGGAGCTGTGGGTGCCCGTCCTGAATGACCGGGAGGTGCCCGAGAGGGTGTTTGTTGTGGACGACTCTGAG ATCAAGGCAGAAAAGTACCTCACCCCTGAAGAGGAGCAGGAAGAGGAACGGAAGAGGCAGGAGGAACAAAAGCGTTTGGCGGCCAAG AGCGACGATGTTCGGGAAAGGGCTCTCGATGACATGATGGAGGGCGTTCTGGAAGTGAAAAAAGACAGTTTGCTGAAAGCG GAAGTACCCCAGCCCGAGTTTGTTCTGGCCAAACCTAACAACGAGTGGAGCGAAGAAGAGAAAAAGCAATTTAAAGAATatgaaaagaaagtcaaagaGTTGGACACAGAGAAGGACAAATACAGAAAG tccctggaaaatgaaatcaaaagcCTTCAGAAAGCTACCAAAGACGCCACTGACCGCTTTGATGAAGGTTTGAAAAGGCTCTTTGAGATGAAAATTAAATCCGACATGGCCATATGTCAG GAAGAACTGAAGATTAAAACTCTCAATTACTCGGTGCTCATGGAAGAGATTATGAAGAATGAAGAAATGGAGCTGGCGCAAAAACTTAAAGAAATGTCCGCACAGAGg ATAAAAATGGGCAAAGAGCTTGAGGAGTTTGAAAAAGAAGTGGAATCGTTCCAGGAAAGTTATGAGAACATTGTGGCAGATGACAAA GCTCAGGACAAAGACTTTAGGAAGGAGTTTGCAAACCTGCATAAAGCTCATGTTGATCAGCTGTATAAACTCTTCAAGCGAAGACCAAG AGGTCACAGGAAAAATGCCATGGATGAGTTGGACTCTCATCGAAACATGCCGGAGGGACTGAACCAGCCAGTGTGGGAGAAGTTTTGTCAAATCCGCCGAACAAAAATAGACACGGAGCATAAG ATCAAATCCACAGCGGCCACTCTAGCTGAAATGCAAGCGAGTCTGCTCAAGAAGCGAGAAGATGACGAGACCGCCGAGCGGGAAATCGAGTTTCTCACAACGGAACTTGAAAA CCTGCGTGAGAAGAAGCAGAACTTCCTGACAGACATCACGGTCCAGTTCCTGCTCAAACAAGGCCAGGTCGAGGTGACCAACATGGACCTCATCCCCGACTACAGCGACTCCATTCTTATCCACAGGAGCAAAGTGGAAGAACTCAACCAAATGATCAGG ACCCTCGGCGAGCAGAAGATAACCACCATGGTGCAGACCAAAGACTTCCGTAAGGGTATCATCCAGGTGGAGTGGGACAACACCATAAGGAGGATGCAGATAGAGGATCTCAAGAACAAAGAATGGGACATCCAGAAGCTGCGTCTCACAGAGGACCACAAAGAG taTCTCAAGACAGACACCGACAGTCGCGTGTGCAAGCAGGCGATATCGCTGAAGGAGGCTCAGTCCCTGCAAACGAAG GCTTATCAGAAGGACGTAAAGACTCGCAAACAAAAAATCAGACACCTCCGAGCTCAGACGACCATGAAGGAACAAAAGAACGGCGTTTTGGACAAGCAGGTCCAGGACATGCACGTGACTGTGTCGCAGATGAGACACGTCTACGAAGCCTCGG cttcGGAAGAAAACGAAGCGCTGAACGCGGAGCAGCGCTACCAGGAAGTCCTGCTGGTGCAGCGGCTGAAGGACACGGCCAGGTTCCAGATGGAGAAGCTGGCCTTCCTCAGCACCGAGGTGCAGCATTTGAAGATGAGGAACGTCCCTTCGCTGATGCAGATCAAATACGACTAA
- the sfr1 gene encoding swi5-dependent recombination DNA repair protein 1 homolog translates to MEVTPKNVSTKSVYNCSPTSPCGIAETPQQKLSTSLKEHLKRTRRSFTSPFSVAKRLCVDDEDDQRIPSCSQTTDDDVHKIPPQSANCQEHRPGSEKCSWRIPGPAHSHPEDFAQRRQRLGREVKDKTETLRRLRMVKMYRSKNELAQLQSLIDKWRSCVQNALYELQSDVPVEGRKASLSELIDLFGLDEKILHFDRTEEDFAS, encoded by the exons ATGGAGGTCACGCCGAAGAATGTGTCAACTAAATCGGTATATAATTGCTCACCGACGAGCCCATGTGGGATCGCTGAGACG CCTCAGCAGAAGTTGAGCACCTCCCTGAAGGAACATCTGAAAAGAACACGCCGCTCCTTCACCTCGCCCTTCTCCGTGGCCAAGCGCCTTTGCGTGGACGATGAGGATGACCAACGAATTCCGTCATGTTCCCAGACAACGGATGACGACGTTCATAAAATTCCTCCACAGTCTGCCAACTGCCAGGAACACAGACCTGGGAGTGAAAAATGTTCTTGGAGAATTCCTGGACCGGCGCACTCCCACCCTGAAGACTTTGCGCAACGACGGCAGCGGCTTGGCAGGGAGGTGAAGGACAAGACGGAGACGTTACGCCGATTGAGGATGGTTAAGATGTATAGGAGCAAG aACGAACTGGCGCAGCTTCAAAGCTTGATCGACAAGTGGCGGAGTTGCGTTCAGAACGCGTTGTACGAGCTCCAGTCGGACGTTCCTGTGGAAGGACGCAAAGCCAGCCTGTCTGAACTCATCGACCTCTTTGGTCTGGATGAGAAAATTCTGCACTTTGACCGCACGGAGGAAGACTTTGCTTCATGA